One window of Quercus robur chromosome 12, dhQueRobu3.1, whole genome shotgun sequence genomic DNA carries:
- the LOC126708950 gene encoding pentatricopeptide repeat-containing protein At1g09900, with product MDFMVHTNHAPEGFCSFPDFHVKGTGDVISFGARFRGKVGYKSRAMIVHMSCKHRLLVLAGLRPRKQRRNCVFAVSRVEGFSSNGRLQHTEQIPHGHLDDTEYSSVNAHSSRNFEEFESNNHLRKLVRNGELEEGFKYLESMVNRGDIPDIIACTSLIRGFCKIGKTRKATRVMDVLEDSGAVPDVITYNVLISGYCKSGEIDNALQVLERMSVAPDVVTYNTILRTLCDSGKLKQAMEVLHRQLQRECYPDVITYTILIEATCKESGVGQAMKLLDEMRNKGCKPDVVTYNVLINGICKEGRLDEAIKFLNNMPSYGCQPNVITHNIVLRSMCSTGRWMDAERLLTEMLRKGCSPSVVTFNILINFLCRKGLLGRAIDILEKMPKHGCTPNSLSYNPLLHGFCKEKKMDRAIEYLDVMVSRGCYPDIVTYNTLLTALCKDGKVDVAVEILNQLSSKGCSPVLITYNTVIDGLSKMGQTERAVGLLNEMRGKGLKPDIITYSSLVGGLSREGKIDEAIKFLHDLEGLGVRPNAITYNSLMLGLCKARKTSRAIDFLAYMVSRGCKPTEATYTILIEGIANEGLAKEALELLNQLCSRGVVKKSSAEQVAVRM from the coding sequence ATGGATTTTATGGTACACACAAACCACGCCCCTGAAGGGTTTTGCTCATTTCCAGATTTTCATGTGAAGGGCACTGGAGATGTTATTAGTTTTGGAGCTAGGTTTAGGGGTAAAGTTGGTTACAAATCTAGGGCAATGATAGTCCATATGAGCTGCAAACATCGCCTTCTTGTTCTCGCTGGGCTCCGGCCCCGGAAACAAAGGCGAAACTGTGTTTTTGCTGTTTCAAGGGTTGAAGGTTTTAGTTCAAATGGTAGATTGCAACATACTGAACAAATCCCACATGGGCATTTGGATGATACAGAGTACTCGTCTGTCAACGCTCATTCTTCGCGTAATTTTGAAGAATTTGAAAGTAATAATCATTTAAGAAAGTTGGTTAGAAATGGGGAACTAGAGGAAGGGTTTAAGTATCTTGAGAGCATGGTTAATCGAGGGGATATCCCGGATATAATTGCCTGTACGAGCCTGATTCGTGGGTTTTGTAAGATTGGTAAGACTAGGAAGGCAACTCGGGTTATGGACGTTCTTGAAGATTCTGGGGCTGTTCCTGATGTTATAACTTACAATGTTCTGATTAGTGGGTATTGCAAGTCTGGGGAGATTGATAATGCCTTACAGGTTCTGGAGCGCATGAGTGTTGCCCCAGATGTTGTCACATATAATACGATTTTGCGTACTTTGTGTGATAGTGGGAAATTGAAGCAGGCGATGGAAGTTCTTCATCGGCAGCTGCAAAGGGAGTGTTATCCGGATGTGATTACGTATACTATATTGATTGAGGCAACTTGCAAGGAGAGCGGGGTTGGGCAAGCAATGAAACTTTTAGATGAGATGAGGAACAAAGGATGCAAACCTGATGTGGTTACATACAATGTTCTTATCAATGGGATTTGCAAGGAAGGGAGATTGGATGAAGCAATCAAGTTTTTGAATAACATGCCATCATATGGTTGCCAACCCAATGTAATTACCCATAATATTGTATTGCGGAGCATGTGTAGCACTGGGAGGTGGATGGATGCTGAAAGACTATTAACTGAAATGCTTCGCAAAGGATGTTCTCCTAGTGTTGTTACTTTCAATATCTTGATAAACTTCTTATGCCGAAAGGGTTTATTGGGCCGAGCAATTGACATTTTGGAGAAGATGCCTAAGCATGGTTGTACCCCAAATTCCTTGAGTTACAACCCGTTGCTTCATGGgttttgcaaagaaaaaaaaatggacagaGCAATTGAGTATTTGGATGTAATGGTGTCTAGAGGCTGTTACCCTGATATTGTGACCTACAATACTTTGCTCACAGCATTATGCAAAGATGGGAAGGTTGATGTTGCAGTTGAGATACTTAATCAGCTAAGTAGCAAGGGTTGCTCTCCTGTTTTGATCACTTATAATACAGTGATTGATGGGCTTTCGAAGATGGGGCAAACAGAAAGAGCTGTAGGACTTTTGAATGAGATGCGTGGAAAGGGTCTTAAACCTGATATAATTACATACTCTTCTCTTGTGGGAGGGCTAAGTAGAGAAGGAAAGATTGATGAGGCGATCAAGTTTCTTCATGACTTGGAAGGATTGGGTGTCAGGCCCAATGCTATTACCTACAACTCACTCATGTTGGGACTTTGTAAAGCTCGGAAAACCAGTCGTGCGATTGATTTCCTGGCTTATATGGTATCTAGAGGATGTAAACCTACTGAAGCTACATACACCATTCTCATCGAAGGCATAGCTAATGAAGGTTTAGCTAAGGAGGCTTTGGAGCTGTTGAATCAGTTGTGCTCCAGAGGCGTTGTGAAGAAAAGTTCAGCAGAACAGGTGGCAGTCAGGATGTAA